The Acidobacteriota bacterium DNA window GCCGCGGGCATCGTGGCCGGGCACATAATCGAGTGCGGTTGCCAGGCCAGCGGCGGCAACGTCACCGACTGGCACGAAATTAAGAACTTCGAGGCCTGCGGTTATCCGATTATCGAAATGGATGACAGTGGAGAATTCGTCGTCACCAAGCACCCCCGCACCGGCGGGCTGGTTTCCGAGAAGACGGTCAAGGAACAGCTCGTGTACGAGATGGGTGATCCGGCCAATTACATATCGCCCGACGGGATAGCCCGCTTCGATACCATTCGGCTGAAACCCGCCGGTAAGAACCGGGTGCGCGTGTCCGGGATCAGGGGAAAGCCGGAGCCTGACCGCCTGAAGGTTTCGATGGCCTACGACGACGGCTGGAAATCGTCCGGCGAGGTCCTCGTGTCCGGACCCGACACGTATCGCAAGGCCGAGACCATCGCGCGGATCTTCTGGGGGAAACTCGGGCATACGTATGAGTCGACGCGCACTGAGATGATCGGTTCCGGCTCTATCTGGCCCGACCATCTGAGGAATTGCGACACCAACGAGATTCTGCTCCGCTTCGGGGTGCGGGATCGCGAGCTGGATAAAGTCAGGGACTTCGGCAAAGTGCTCTCGACGCTGATTCTGTCCGGCCCGGCGGGTATGGCGGTTACCGGGCAGGGCCGACCCAGGCCGAAACAGGTCATCGCATACTGGCCGGCCTTGATTCACCGCAGCCGCGTCCGGGCCAAGGTGCTGGCAATTACGACGGATGGCCGGGAGGAGTTCTACGAGATCTCGTTTCCGGTGCGGGTGCAGACGGCGCCGGTACAAGCCGCCGGGGCGAGGCCTCGTCGGAGAAAGCGACAACGACCCGCCGGACGGCTGAAAACGGCGCGGCTGCGCGATATCTGTTACGCGCGCTCGGGTGACAAGGGTGATACGTGCAATATCGGTGTGCTGGCGCGTACGCCCGAGGCGTACGGCTGGATCGTCGAACACCTGACCGCTGAACGGGTCAGGAGGTTCTTTCGCGGCATAACCGGGGGAAAGGTGATTCGCTATGAACTGGACAACTTGCTGGGCCTTAATTTCCTTCTGGAGGAAACGCTGGGCGGCGGCGGGACGAAATCGTTAATGATAGATCCGCAGGGAAAGACGCTGGCACAGGCGCTGTTGCAGATGCCCGTCAGAGTGCCCTCGTCGCTGCTTCAGAGTTAGACGGGACGGACACAGATGTTTCGTATTGAATCCAAAGTTGACACGAGTTCCGCGACGTTCAAGGAGA harbors:
- a CDS encoding acyclic terpene utilization AtuA family protein — translated: MKKAIRIGNAGGYWGDDLAALKRQITGGPLDYIMMDFLAEITMSILQRQRKKSPDLGYAVDFLEQLAECLPLAVQKGVRIITNAGGINPIGMGRKILDMARAMGLDLKVGVVYGDDIVNQLYELSAAGERFTNMETGQDFHGVRSRIAAANIYLGAEPVVKALETGCQLVVTGRVTDTGLALAPMIHEFGWAMDDWDRMAAGIVAGHIIECGCQASGGNVTDWHEIKNFEACGYPIIEMDDSGEFVVTKHPRTGGLVSEKTVKEQLVYEMGDPANYISPDGIARFDTIRLKPAGKNRVRVSGIRGKPEPDRLKVSMAYDDGWKSSGEVLVSGPDTYRKAETIARIFWGKLGHTYESTRTEMIGSGSIWPDHLRNCDTNEILLRFGVRDRELDKVRDFGKVLSTLILSGPAGMAVTGQGRPRPKQVIAYWPALIHRSRVRAKVLAITTDGREEFYEISFPVRVQTAPVQAAGARPRRRKRQRPAGRLKTARLRDICYARSGDKGDTCNIGVLARTPEAYGWIVEHLTAERVRRFFRGITGGKVIRYELDNLLGLNFLLEETLGGGGTKSLMIDPQGKTLAQALLQMPVRVPSSLLQS